A genome region from Geobacter pickeringii includes the following:
- the argJ gene encoding bifunctional glutamate N-acetyltransferase/amino-acid acetyltransferase ArgJ, with the protein MEIKGFQFSAVEAAIKKPGRLDLALIFSETPAAVAAVYTTNKVKAAPVLIDQERTQSGVCQAIVVNSGNANACTGPRGMDDALETTRLVAEGLGIPDETVLVSSTGVIGVPLPMERLRAGIRPLVDGLSGGTLEDVSRAIMTTDTFPKLETRCGMAGGKEYTIAGIAKGAGMIMPNMATMLAFIVTDAAVEPEWLRTAFAVGIERSFNAITVDGDTSTNDSAILLANGAAGNTPLNGAADGAADFVRLLDEVLLSLAKLIVRDGEGATKFVEVTVRGARSDADAKRAAMAVANSCLVKTAFFGQDANWGRIFAAVGYSGADVEQERAELFFDDVPMVKNGVFAGGDAEARGSEVLRKKDFSVVIDLHLGGGTATVYTSDLSYDYVKINADYRT; encoded by the coding sequence ATGGAAATCAAGGGATTTCAGTTCTCCGCCGTTGAGGCGGCCATCAAGAAACCGGGGCGGCTCGACCTGGCGCTGATCTTTTCCGAAACGCCTGCTGCCGTGGCGGCAGTCTACACTACCAACAAGGTGAAGGCGGCCCCGGTGCTCATCGACCAGGAGCGGACCCAAAGCGGCGTGTGCCAGGCAATTGTCGTGAATAGCGGCAATGCCAACGCCTGTACTGGCCCACGGGGGATGGACGACGCTCTGGAAACCACGCGCCTGGTGGCGGAGGGGCTCGGCATTCCCGACGAGACGGTCCTTGTCTCCTCCACCGGCGTCATCGGCGTCCCGCTCCCCATGGAGCGGCTCCGGGCAGGGATCCGGCCCCTGGTGGACGGCCTCTCCGGCGGCACACTGGAGGACGTCTCCCGCGCCATCATGACCACCGATACCTTCCCCAAGCTCGAAACCCGCTGCGGGATGGCCGGTGGGAAGGAGTACACCATCGCCGGCATCGCCAAGGGGGCCGGGATGATCATGCCGAACATGGCCACCATGCTCGCCTTCATCGTCACCGATGCCGCCGTCGAGCCGGAATGGCTCCGGACGGCGTTTGCCGTCGGCATCGAGCGCTCCTTCAATGCCATCACCGTGGATGGCGACACCTCCACCAACGACAGCGCCATCCTCCTGGCCAACGGCGCCGCCGGTAATACACCGCTGAACGGCGCTGCCGATGGCGCTGCCGATTTCGTCCGGCTTCTCGACGAGGTGCTCCTGTCGCTGGCGAAGCTCATCGTGAGGGATGGCGAAGGGGCGACCAAGTTCGTTGAGGTAACCGTGCGGGGGGCGCGCTCCGATGCCGACGCGAAGCGGGCGGCCATGGCGGTTGCCAATTCCTGTCTCGTGAAGACCGCCTTCTTCGGCCAGGACGCCAACTGGGGGAGAATCTTCGCGGCGGTGGGCTATTCCGGAGCCGATGTGGAGCAGGAGCGGGCCGAACTCTTCTTTGACGATGTGCCGATGGTGAAAAACGGCGTCTTCGCCGGTGGCGATGCCGAGGCGCGCGGTTCTGAGGTCCTGCGGAAAAAGGACTTTTCGGTTGTCATCGACCTCCACCTCGGCGGGGGGACGGCGACGGTCTACACCTCGGATCTTTCGTACGATTACGTGAAAATCAATGCCGACTATCGGACGTGA
- a CDS encoding DUF2914 domain-containing protein, protein MGRLRAFLVVLALLVSGATAVSAADIRITEMAVTTKIVRNNPIDSVKRISSTSVKALYCFTRLVNPSGEESVIKHVWYQNGEVVGEQELSVKGEKWRTWSKKPIDRESVGKWRVEALDSGGKLLKAVEFKIN, encoded by the coding sequence ATGGGGAGGCTGCGCGCTTTTCTGGTGGTGCTTGCTCTGTTGGTGTCGGGGGCTACAGCAGTGTCCGCGGCCGATATCAGAATAACCGAGATGGCGGTCACCACCAAGATCGTCCGGAACAATCCCATCGATTCGGTGAAGCGGATCTCGTCCACATCGGTCAAGGCGCTCTACTGTTTTACCCGGCTTGTGAATCCCTCGGGAGAGGAGAGCGTCATCAAGCATGTCTGGTACCAGAACGGCGAGGTGGTTGGCGAACAGGAACTCTCGGTGAAGGGAGAGAAGTGGCGAACCTGGAGCAAGAAGCCGATCGACCGGGAATCGGTCGGGAAGTGGCGGGTCGAGGCCCTCGACTCCGGAGGGAAGTTGCTGAAAGCGGTGGAATTCAAGATCAACTGA
- a CDS encoding serine hydrolase domain-containing protein — translation MMLNRFFIILVVLFSALTVCAGDVPIIPSEKARLIGKVVEKAMADGLVAGGVVLVGNRTGVVYETSFGRVAGSPDALPVTSDTIFDIASLTKVIATTPAVMKLAEEGRIRLVDPLVRWFPEFAGKGKDEVLVVNLLTHTSGLDDFPLSSQAPLKSAIEGAAGQKLKGEPGYRFKYADINFILLAELVRRASGLSLDRYASESFYAPLGMWNTCFNPGGAVASRCAATLDGTGIPQFGKVQDHSARLLDGMAGHAGLFTTAGDLAAFCRMILNEGTLNGRRVFEARTVSQMTAPYFSRGGKVARGLGWDISSPYSSPRGSGFSEYSFGHTGYSGGSIWLDPESGAYVIFLSSRLDYRHTRAFSQLRSDISTLAFEMLEPVASARLDGRGATPAPSR, via the coding sequence ATGATGCTCAATAGGTTTTTCATCATACTGGTGGTGCTGTTCAGCGCATTGACGGTCTGCGCCGGTGACGTGCCGATCATCCCTTCAGAAAAGGCGAGACTGATCGGCAAGGTCGTGGAAAAAGCCATGGCGGACGGGCTTGTTGCCGGTGGGGTCGTGCTGGTCGGCAACCGCACGGGGGTCGTCTACGAGACCTCCTTCGGCCGCGTGGCGGGAAGCCCCGATGCCCTCCCCGTTACCAGCGACACGATCTTCGACATCGCTTCCCTTACCAAGGTCATCGCTACTACGCCTGCTGTCATGAAGCTGGCGGAAGAGGGTCGGATACGTCTCGTCGATCCGCTGGTCCGGTGGTTTCCTGAATTCGCCGGCAAGGGGAAGGACGAGGTGCTGGTGGTCAATCTTCTGACGCACACCTCGGGGCTTGACGACTTCCCGCTCTCTTCCCAGGCGCCTCTCAAGAGCGCCATCGAGGGGGCCGCCGGCCAGAAGCTCAAGGGTGAGCCGGGGTATCGCTTCAAGTACGCGGACATCAACTTTATTCTTCTGGCTGAACTGGTACGTCGGGCGTCGGGACTCTCCCTCGACCGGTATGCTTCCGAATCCTTCTATGCGCCGCTCGGGATGTGGAACACCTGTTTCAATCCCGGGGGGGCGGTGGCCAGCCGCTGCGCTGCCACCCTCGACGGCACGGGGATACCGCAGTTCGGCAAGGTGCAGGACCATTCCGCTCGGCTCCTCGACGGAATGGCGGGGCATGCGGGGCTCTTCACCACGGCAGGCGACCTCGCCGCCTTCTGCCGGATGATCCTGAACGAAGGGACGCTCAACGGTCGCCGGGTGTTTGAGGCTCGAACCGTCAGCCAGATGACGGCTCCCTACTTCTCGCGGGGGGGGAAGGTGGCGCGCGGGCTCGGCTGGGATATCTCGTCTCCGTACTCGTCACCGCGCGGCAGCGGCTTCTCCGAATATTCCTTCGGGCATACCGGCTATTCGGGGGGGTCGATCTGGCTTGACCCGGAGAGCGGGGCGTACGTCATCTTTCTCTCCTCGCGCCTCGATTATCGCCATACCCGCGCCTTCAGCCAGTTGCGCAGCGACATCTCGACGCTGGCCTTCGAGATGCTCGAACCGGTCGCGTCGGCGCGCCTTGACGGGAGGGGAGCCACCCCCGCACCGTCCCGGTAA
- a CDS encoding valine--tRNA ligase gives MADKELAKVYEPQAVEEKWYATWEREGYFRGEATSEKPAYSIVIPPPNVTGALHMGHALNNTLQDILCRWKRMSGYNVLWMPGTDHAGIATQNVVERQLAGEGKDRHELGRSAFIDRVWKWKAESGGQIIGQLKRIGASCDWERERFTMDEGLSKAVREVFVRLYEEGLIYRDNRLINWCPRCHTALSDIEVEHEDKAGHLWHIRYPVAGEPGRFVVVATTRPETMLGDTAVAVHPEDERYADLVGKMVLLPLVNRKIPVVADEYVDREFGTGVVKITPAHDFNDFEVGKRHNLDRINIFDESGFINAAGHQYEGLDRFAARKKIVTDLEAQGLLEKIDDHALAVGGCYRCKTVVEPYLSLQWYVNVGPLAERALAAVKDGRTRIIPQQWENTYYDWLENIRDWCISRQIWWGHRIPAWYCDHCGETTVAKVDPTACSKCGSANIRQETDVLDTWFSSALWPFSTMGWPDRTPELATFYPTSCLVTGFDILFFWVARMMMMGLHFMDEVPFRDVYIHALVRDAQGQKMSKSKGNVIDPLTVIDQYGTDAFRFTLAAFAAQGRDIKLAEERIAGYRNFANKIWNASRFCLMNLEGFDPAAVDPAALELSNADRWILYRLNAAAAETREALEAYRFNDAAGALYRFTWSEFCDWYIELVKDDLYRGDASRQQSARYVLWLVLEHLLRLLHPFMPFISEEIWQALPGTRPTSSIMTAPWPVPNQAWDFAEGAAEMELVMEVIRGIRNIRGEMEVPPSREIAAILNCGSDASLHLLRKNEAYVMSLARLSDLAIGSGLDKPADAAIQVAGDVEIAVPLKGLVDVEEEEKRLLKEIGKLEKDEEFLAKKLQNPSFVERAPADVVEKEREKLTEAVQKKEVLLASLEKIRRLR, from the coding sequence ATGGCAGACAAGGAACTTGCCAAGGTTTACGAACCGCAGGCCGTTGAAGAGAAGTGGTACGCAACCTGGGAGAGGGAGGGATATTTTCGTGGCGAGGCGACGAGCGAAAAGCCCGCCTACAGCATCGTCATCCCTCCGCCGAACGTCACCGGCGCCCTCCACATGGGGCATGCCCTCAACAACACCCTTCAGGATATCCTCTGCCGCTGGAAACGGATGAGCGGCTACAATGTCCTCTGGATGCCCGGCACCGACCACGCCGGCATCGCGACCCAGAACGTGGTTGAGCGCCAGCTGGCCGGTGAGGGGAAGGACCGTCACGAGCTCGGACGCTCGGCATTCATCGACCGGGTCTGGAAATGGAAGGCCGAGTCGGGGGGGCAGATCATCGGGCAGCTGAAGCGAATCGGTGCCTCCTGCGACTGGGAGCGCGAGCGTTTCACTATGGACGAAGGGCTTTCCAAGGCGGTGCGCGAGGTTTTTGTCCGCCTCTACGAGGAGGGGCTCATCTACCGGGACAACCGGCTCATCAACTGGTGTCCCCGCTGCCACACGGCCCTCTCAGACATTGAGGTGGAGCACGAGGACAAGGCCGGCCACCTCTGGCACATCCGCTATCCCGTGGCGGGGGAGCCGGGGCGCTTCGTGGTGGTGGCCACCACCCGTCCGGAGACGATGCTCGGGGACACCGCCGTGGCGGTCCACCCGGAGGATGAACGCTACGCCGATCTGGTGGGTAAGATGGTGCTGCTGCCGCTGGTGAACCGGAAGATTCCGGTGGTGGCCGACGAGTACGTCGACCGCGAGTTCGGCACCGGTGTGGTGAAGATCACCCCCGCCCACGACTTCAACGATTTCGAGGTCGGCAAGCGCCATAACCTGGACCGGATCAACATCTTTGACGAATCGGGCTTCATCAACGCCGCCGGCCACCAGTACGAGGGGCTCGACCGCTTTGCCGCCCGGAAGAAGATCGTGACGGATCTTGAGGCGCAGGGGCTTCTGGAGAAGATCGACGACCACGCCCTGGCCGTGGGGGGGTGCTACCGCTGCAAGACAGTGGTGGAGCCGTACCTGTCGCTCCAGTGGTACGTGAACGTTGGCCCCCTGGCGGAGCGGGCCCTGGCCGCCGTCAAGGACGGTCGCACCCGCATCATTCCCCAGCAGTGGGAAAACACCTACTACGACTGGCTGGAGAACATCCGCGACTGGTGCATCTCGCGCCAGATCTGGTGGGGGCACCGGATCCCCGCCTGGTACTGCGACCACTGCGGCGAGACCACCGTCGCCAAGGTCGATCCGACGGCCTGCTCGAAATGCGGCAGCGCCAACATCCGTCAGGAGACCGACGTCCTCGACACCTGGTTCTCCTCCGCCCTCTGGCCGTTCTCCACCATGGGATGGCCCGACCGGACGCCGGAACTTGCCACCTTCTACCCCACGTCGTGCCTCGTCACCGGCTTCGACATCCTCTTCTTCTGGGTCGCCCGGATGATGATGATGGGGCTCCACTTCATGGACGAGGTGCCGTTCCGCGACGTCTATATCCATGCTCTGGTGCGCGACGCCCAGGGGCAGAAGATGAGCAAGTCCAAGGGGAACGTCATCGATCCCCTCACCGTCATCGACCAGTACGGCACCGACGCCTTCCGCTTTACCCTGGCCGCCTTTGCCGCCCAGGGGCGCGACATCAAGCTGGCCGAAGAGCGGATTGCCGGTTACCGCAACTTCGCCAACAAGATCTGGAACGCCTCTCGCTTCTGCCTGATGAACCTGGAAGGGTTCGATCCGGCTGCGGTGGACCCGGCGGCCCTGGAGCTCTCCAACGCCGACCGCTGGATCCTCTACCGGCTGAACGCTGCGGCGGCGGAGACCCGGGAGGCGCTGGAGGCCTACCGCTTTAACGATGCGGCCGGTGCCCTCTACCGCTTCACCTGGAGCGAGTTCTGCGACTGGTACATCGAACTGGTGAAGGACGATCTCTACCGCGGCGACGCCTCGCGGCAGCAGTCGGCCCGGTACGTCCTCTGGCTGGTGCTGGAGCATCTGCTGCGGCTGCTCCACCCCTTCATGCCGTTCATTTCCGAGGAGATCTGGCAGGCGCTCCCCGGTACGCGGCCGACGTCGAGCATCATGACCGCCCCGTGGCCGGTTCCGAATCAGGCGTGGGACTTTGCCGAAGGGGCCGCCGAAATGGAGCTCGTCATGGAGGTGATCCGGGGGATCCGGAACATCCGGGGCGAGATGGAAGTCCCCCCCTCCCGGGAGATCGCGGCGATCCTGAACTGCGGCTCCGATGCCAGCCTCCACCTCCTTAGAAAGAACGAGGCATACGTCATGAGCCTGGCGCGGCTCTCGGACCTTGCCATCGGCTCCGGCCTCGACAAGCCGGCCGATGCGGCGATCCAGGTGGCGGGCGACGTCGAGATCGCCGTGCCGCTCAAGGGGCTCGTGGATGTGGAGGAGGAGGAGAAACGACTCCTGAAGGAGATCGGAAAGCTGGAGAAGGACGAGGAGTTTCTGGCGAAAAAGCTCCAGAATCCCTCCTTCGTCGAGCGTGCCCCCGCCGACGTGGTGGAGAAGGAGCGGGAGAAGCTGACCGAGGCGGTCCAGAAAAAGGAAGTGCTGCTGGCCAGTCTCGAAAAGATCCGAAGGCTCCGGTGA
- a CDS encoding bifunctional diguanylate cyclase/phosphodiesterase has product MANLKRYNDGLFKLDLWIRRLLAMGDWELLHTALCDGACEIVRAETAAFTSVDLPGGTITYTAASGGWNPMVSGMTEPLTSGSLCASVAVCGTPLRLDRIDSPRRENCELLKVMEMDTALLVPVFEDGRVTGCISAYRLGHPFDQIDEQLLQQYAHSASMVMRNFRLMEDLRRHAAMLEEEIAERSRAEETIRQMAYYDALTGLPNRRLFNDRLQQSLAMAQRQERPLAVMFLDLDRFKVINDTLGHTIGDQLLMAVARRLRECCRREGDTVARQGGDEFIITLSLVSEAKDAVTVAQKIIEGFHRPFSVDGHELFVTTSIGISFFPHDGQTGDALVKNADFAMYRAKEQGRNNFQLYAPEMNSRAFDRLALENSLRKALDREEFILYYQPKVNVEHCQITCMEALVRWQHPEQGIVPPSRFIPLAEETGLIVPLGEWVLRTACRQNRLWQDAGYPPMQIAVNLSPRQLKQGDLVATVRSALDESGLDPRWLILEVTEGIMMESDEGTLATFRILERMGVQIAIDDFGTGYSSLHYLKKFPVHALKIDRSFVRDITSNSDDEAIASAVITMAKGLNLRVVAEGVETVEQLEVLRALDCRYMQGHLFSKPAPAEQFAPLLGSAAGAYLNFGTWC; this is encoded by the coding sequence ATGGCAAACCTGAAGCGGTATAATGATGGGCTCTTCAAGCTCGATCTCTGGATCCGGCGGCTTCTCGCCATGGGGGACTGGGAACTCCTCCACACGGCATTGTGCGACGGCGCGTGCGAAATCGTCCGGGCGGAGACCGCCGCGTTTACCTCCGTCGATCTTCCGGGGGGAACCATCACTTACACGGCGGCTTCGGGGGGGTGGAATCCCATGGTGAGCGGGATGACGGAACCGCTCACCAGCGGCAGTCTCTGTGCTTCGGTGGCGGTCTGCGGCACGCCGCTGCGCCTCGACCGCATCGACTCTCCACGCCGGGAGAACTGTGAACTCCTGAAGGTCATGGAGATGGATACCGCCCTGCTGGTGCCGGTATTCGAGGATGGCCGGGTAACCGGCTGCATCTCGGCATACCGGCTCGGGCACCCCTTCGACCAGATCGACGAACAGCTCCTCCAGCAGTATGCGCACTCGGCGTCGATGGTGATGAGGAACTTCCGCCTCATGGAAGATCTAAGGCGCCATGCGGCGATGCTTGAGGAGGAGATTGCCGAGCGCTCCCGCGCCGAGGAAACCATCCGCCAGATGGCTTACTACGATGCGCTCACCGGCCTTCCCAACCGCCGGCTCTTCAACGATCGTCTCCAGCAGTCCCTGGCCATGGCCCAGCGTCAGGAACGGCCGCTGGCGGTCATGTTCCTTGATCTCGACCGCTTTAAGGTGATCAACGACACCCTCGGACACACCATCGGGGACCAGCTTCTTATGGCCGTCGCCCGGCGGCTCCGGGAGTGCTGCCGGCGGGAGGGGGATACGGTGGCGCGGCAGGGAGGGGACGAGTTCATCATCACCCTTTCGCTCGTCTCTGAGGCAAAGGACGCCGTCACGGTCGCCCAGAAGATCATCGAAGGATTCCATCGGCCGTTTTCCGTCGACGGCCACGAGCTGTTCGTCACCACGAGCATCGGCATCAGCTTTTTCCCTCACGACGGCCAGACCGGCGATGCCCTCGTCAAGAACGCCGATTTTGCCATGTACCGGGCGAAGGAGCAGGGAAGGAACAACTTTCAGCTCTACGCACCGGAGATGAACTCGCGGGCGTTCGACCGGCTCGCCCTGGAAAACAGCCTCCGCAAGGCCCTCGACCGCGAGGAATTCATCCTTTACTACCAGCCGAAAGTCAACGTCGAGCATTGCCAGATAACCTGCATGGAGGCGCTGGTCCGCTGGCAGCATCCGGAGCAGGGAATCGTTCCGCCGTCCCGGTTCATTCCGCTGGCCGAGGAGACGGGGCTGATCGTCCCCCTCGGCGAGTGGGTCCTGCGCACCGCCTGCCGCCAGAACAGGCTCTGGCAGGACGCGGGCTACCCCCCCATGCAGATCGCCGTGAACCTCTCTCCCCGCCAGTTGAAGCAGGGAGACCTCGTGGCGACCGTGCGCAGTGCGCTGGATGAGTCGGGGCTCGATCCCCGGTGGCTCATTCTCGAGGTGACCGAGGGGATCATGATGGAGAGCGACGAGGGGACCCTCGCGACCTTCCGGATCCTGGAACGGATGGGGGTGCAGATCGCCATCGACGACTTCGGCACCGGGTACTCCTCCCTGCACTATCTGAAGAAGTTCCCGGTCCATGCCCTCAAAATAGACCGCTCCTTTGTCCGCGACATCACCTCCAATTCCGACGACGAGGCGATCGCCAGCGCGGTCATCACCATGGCAAAGGGGCTCAACCTGCGGGTGGTTGCCGAAGGGGTGGAGACCGTCGAGCAACTGGAGGTGCTCCGGGCTCTCGACTGCCGCTACATGCAGGGACATCTCTTCAGCAAGCCGGCTCCCGCCGAACAGTTCGCCCCGCTCCTCGGCAGTGCCGCCGGGGCTTACCTCAACTTCGGCACCTGGTGCTGA
- a CDS encoding prepilin peptidase yields the protein MSPFAIFAFFAFALGAAVGSFLNVCIYRLPAGESVVSPPSRCPACGSKIRPWDNIPVVSWLLLRGACRDCGARISPRYALVELLNGLLTLALFLKFGPTPSFLVLFLFCSALVAITFIDLDHQIIPDVISLPGIVAGFACSFFLPWLGWKSSLIGIVAGGGSLLLVAWLYELFTKKEGMGGGDIKLLAMMGAFLGWRAIPFVIFASSLVGSIVGVTLMLVQKKDSKLAIPFGPFLALGAILYIFFGKTIILWYLNLGAR from the coding sequence ATGTCGCCATTCGCCATTTTTGCATTTTTCGCCTTCGCGCTCGGGGCTGCGGTCGGCTCGTTCCTCAATGTCTGCATCTACCGGCTGCCGGCGGGGGAGTCGGTCGTCTCCCCCCCATCCCGTTGCCCCGCCTGCGGCTCGAAGATCCGCCCCTGGGACAATATCCCGGTCGTGAGCTGGCTGCTGCTGCGTGGCGCATGCCGGGACTGCGGCGCGAGGATCTCTCCCCGGTATGCCCTGGTGGAGCTTCTGAACGGTCTGCTCACTCTGGCCCTCTTCCTCAAGTTCGGACCGACACCCAGCTTCCTCGTCCTCTTTCTCTTCTGCTCGGCGCTCGTGGCGATCACCTTCATCGATCTCGATCACCAGATCATCCCCGACGTGATCAGCCTGCCGGGGATCGTCGCCGGCTTCGCCTGCTCGTTCTTCCTCCCGTGGCTCGGCTGGAAGAGCTCCCTCATCGGCATCGTGGCCGGCGGTGGGAGCCTGCTCCTCGTGGCCTGGCTCTACGAGCTCTTCACGAAGAAGGAGGGGATGGGAGGGGGAGACATCAAGCTCCTGGCCATGATGGGGGCGTTCCTCGGCTGGCGAGCGATACCCTTTGTCATCTTCGCCAGCTCCCTCGTTGGCTCCATTGTGGGGGTGACGCTCATGCTGGTGCAGAAGAAAGATTCCAAGCTCGCCATCCCCTTTGGTCCGTTCCTCGCCCTTGGCGCCATTCTCTACATCTTCTTCGGGAAAACCATCATCCTCTGGTACCTGAACCTCGGCGCCCGCTGA
- a CDS encoding sensor histidine kinase, whose product MKQFRFSLGFLILSSLSFLLILTWVLLSLISFRTAENDILQQKGEKARLLLSSFVTLLPPSLADTPASSAAVLARRLAGEKEFIGILVVGKDGAPLFALGEAGGGDGRLRELLAGGGVVSVTEDKGRLSGYAPVMRDGAVAGAARLVLSLAGEKRLLGQSRHLFLAYFVLDFVLLLAVGSLLLSRFIVAPVRRLLAATERLRAGDFSHRAVVPGGREIAELAESFNAMVVELRQRREEADRYVATLERANRELQVAREETIRSEKMASVGLLAAGTAHEVGTPLAAIMGYAALLREELSGDAEKEDYLRRIVQDAERIDRIVRDLLDFARPVTAPDQEIDVAPLIASTVEMLSRQGLFKQVEVSVETPEGLPRPAVEPGRFQQVLINLIINARDAMAGGGRLEIRALAGMFTPLPELPLPAAPPAVGGRRKGDFGGAFRTPFAVGGAEIRCVRVEVADTGEGIPAEWLARIFDPFFTTKEPGRGTGLGLAISARIIDSFGGRITVESTPGQGSRFIVWLPAPPELQPHGEQDDE is encoded by the coding sequence ATGAAGCAGTTCCGCTTCAGTCTCGGTTTCCTCATCCTCTCGTCGCTCTCGTTCCTCCTGATCCTCACCTGGGTTCTGCTGAGCCTCATCTCCTTCCGGACCGCCGAAAATGACATCCTGCAGCAGAAGGGGGAGAAGGCGCGGCTGCTCCTCTCCTCCTTCGTCACTCTTCTTCCCCCCTCCCTCGCCGATACGCCGGCGTCTTCCGCCGCCGTTTTAGCCCGACGGCTCGCCGGGGAGAAGGAATTCATCGGCATCCTCGTGGTGGGAAAGGACGGTGCGCCATTGTTCGCCCTGGGCGAGGCAGGGGGAGGGGACGGGAGGTTGCGCGAGCTCCTTGCCGGCGGCGGTGTGGTTTCCGTCACCGAAGATAAGGGGCGTCTGAGCGGCTACGCCCCGGTGATGCGGGACGGTGCGGTGGCCGGTGCCGCGCGGCTGGTCCTCTCACTAGCTGGGGAGAAGCGGCTCCTCGGTCAGTCGCGGCATCTCTTTCTCGCCTATTTCGTCCTGGACTTCGTTCTCCTCCTGGCCGTTGGCTCGCTCCTTCTCTCCCGTTTCATCGTGGCTCCGGTCCGCAGGCTCCTTGCCGCCACGGAGCGGTTGCGGGCCGGCGACTTCTCGCACCGGGCCGTGGTTCCGGGGGGGCGCGAGATTGCCGAACTGGCCGAATCGTTCAATGCCATGGTGGTGGAGTTGCGGCAGCGGCGGGAGGAGGCCGATCGTTACGTTGCAACCCTGGAACGGGCGAACCGTGAGCTTCAGGTGGCCCGGGAGGAGACGATCCGCTCCGAGAAAATGGCATCGGTGGGGCTTCTTGCCGCTGGCACTGCCCATGAGGTCGGCACCCCCCTGGCGGCGATCATGGGATACGCCGCACTGCTGCGGGAGGAGCTCTCCGGCGACGCGGAAAAAGAGGACTACCTGCGCCGGATCGTCCAGGATGCGGAACGGATCGACCGCATTGTCCGCGATCTCCTCGACTTTGCCCGGCCGGTCACCGCCCCCGACCAGGAGATCGACGTGGCACCTCTCATCGCATCAACCGTGGAGATGCTTTCCCGGCAGGGGCTCTTCAAGCAGGTGGAGGTCTCGGTGGAGACCCCCGAAGGGCTCCCCCGCCCTGCGGTGGAGCCGGGCCGGTTTCAGCAGGTGCTGATCAATCTCATCATCAACGCCCGCGACGCCATGGCCGGCGGGGGGCGGCTGGAGATCCGCGCGCTGGCGGGGATGTTTACCCCGCTCCCCGAGCTCCCTCTGCCGGCGGCTCCGCCGGCAGTCGGCGGCCGGCGCAAGGGCGATTTCGGCGGTGCGTTCCGGACCCCCTTTGCGGTGGGGGGGGCGGAAATCCGTTGCGTGCGGGTTGAAGTGGCGGATACGGGGGAGGGGATTCCGGCGGAGTGGCTGGCGCGGATCTTCGACCCCTTCTTCACCACCAAGGAGCCGGGGAGGGGGACGGGGCTCGGCCTCGCCATTTCGGCGCGGATTATCGACTCATTTGGGGGAAGGATCACGGTGGAAAGCACCCCAGGACAGGGCTCGCGGTTCATCGTCTGGCTTCCGGCTCCGCCGGAGCTGCAACCCCACGGAGAGCAGGATGACGAATAG